AAACAGGTTTCTTGCGCACCAAGGCTATTATGCCGGCAGAACGGAATCTTGTACGGTCTTGGTGCGAGACGACGGAACCGACTCAGCGACGATAAAGCGGGGCGACCCAGTTCCACCCGTGGGAGATTGCCAGGCCCGGATTGACGCAACGGACGCCTTTCCGCATAGCGCGACGGATGGCTCCGAGCGGATAGTCATTGCGAACGGTTCGATAAGCAGGACGGCTACGGCCCCCCGAGACATCCCCAGGGTACTTTTAGCACTTGCCCGCAACGGCGTGATCGTACGCTCGGGAAGAGCGTTGATCATCCCACCTGCCATTACGGGAATACCAAGGCAGGGATTTTCCGCGATGCTTGACACAACTGGATTGGCGGGCACTTATGATGCGGTCGTGTTATCTCGCGAGGATGATGGCGTCAAACAATGTGAACTTAACAAACCTGCACAGGTGACGCTACGCCCAACGAGCTGACGCTGCCGCTGATTCCTGCATTCACCCACAAAGCGCTCGGAGGCGCTATCGCGGCTCTCGTCTGAGAGCCTATAACGTAATACTCGCTGGAAGACGGCTACTTCCACGCCATATTGTGTGCAGGCTTTCCAATGACCATCACGTCCTGATGGTCTGCCCAGGCCCGCTCTTGATATGAAAAAATCCTGACTCCTTCCACAGCCTCGACGATCTTCGCAATTGCGGAGGCGCTGGACAGAGAGATCCCGTAGCTTCCTTGAATATACTGGTGGTTCTCCGACCGCTCATAGTCCCGGTATCCATACCCTGTAGCCCGATACTCGGAGAGAATTTCGGACCACGCCTGGGGATTTATATAGGGCGCCTGCGCTGCAACAGTTTCGCTCCAACGCCCATGGAAGGTCGCGATCATGATTCCGGTTTCGGTGAGGAACTGTGTCAGGTGCGACAACCACTTTTTAGTGATTTCCTGTGACGTATGGGTAAAAAGCGAGCCGACCCAAATCAGATCGTATTTGGTTACGAAGTCG
Above is a genomic segment from Bordetella genomosp. 11 containing:
- a CDS encoding class I SAM-dependent methyltransferase, translated to MLMSENLSLSTHPEYVAWHAGTHRLQYLNKCIEHYYSTPLIPDISTADTMYNEWYLQVGHSAAANVMHAFQCSWLMRVNRALDMACGHGRVLRHLVNLFPDAEFHACDLDREGVDFCQETFGIKGIYSVEDLTKVDFVTKYDLIWVGSLFTHTSQEITKKWLSHLTQFLTETGIMIATFHGRWSETVAAQAPYINPQAWSEILSEYRATGYGYRDYERSENHQYIQGSYGISLSSASAIAKIVEAVEGVRIFSYQERAWADHQDVMVIGKPAHNMAWK